One genomic segment of Vicia villosa cultivar HV-30 ecotype Madison, WI unplaced genomic scaffold, Vvil1.0 ctg.000306F_1_1, whole genome shotgun sequence includes these proteins:
- the LOC131626577 gene encoding transcription factor FER-LIKE IRON DEFICIENCY-INDUCED TRANSCRIPTION FACTOR-like: MDFYPETLAHINNGFELHDFIEDPNFDQFINLIRGEENEDTTTMCNFNSDLIMNQSFVDNSFLSFPTNTFDHSNNNFITPFDPTSSLGSFSCFDGEAKGEIREENDIDDDDDNYSSPTTTTSGDPKPRLKTDRSKTLESERRRRGRMKDKLYALRSLVPNISKMDKASIIGDAVSYMQELQSQAKKLKAEVSGLEASLAASKTHQGSIENHKKIQFNDNTSSTCKNIVEMDMFQVDERGFYVKIVCNKGERVAASLYKSLESLRDFNVQNSNLATVSDNFLLTFSFNVQSSEPIINLPNLKLWVIGAFLNQGFEFLPSF, translated from the exons ATGGATTTTTATCCAGAGACACTTGCTCACATTAACAATGGCTTTGAGCTACACGATTTCATTGAAGATCCAAACTTTGATCAATTCATCAACTTGATTCGTGGCGAAGAAAATGAAGATACTACTACTATGTGTAACTTCAATTCTGACCTAATCATGAATCAAAGCTTTGTTGATAACTCATTCCTTTCATTTCCTACAAATACATTTGATCACTCCAATAATAATTTTATCACCCCTTTTGATCCAACTTCTTCACTTGGCTCTTTCTCTTGTTTTGATGGAGAAGCTAAGGGTGAAATAAGAGAAGAAAATGATATCGATGACGATGATGATAATTATTCTTCTCCAACAACAACTACAAGTGGTGATCCTAAGCCTAGGTTGAAAACGGATAGGTCCAAGACTTTGGAATCTGAGAGGAGGAGGCGCGGTAGAATGAAGGATAAGCTATACGCATTGCGATCTTTGGTTCCTAATATATCTAAG ATGGATAAGGCTTCTATAATTGGAGATGCTGTTTCATATATGCAAGAACTTCAATCACAAGCCAAGAAGCTTAAGGCTGAGGTTTCAGGACTTGAAGCATCCTTAGCAGCATCCAAAACTCATCAAGGATCAATTGAAAACCACAAAAAAATTCAATTCAATGATAACACTAGTTCAACATGCAAAAATATTGTCGAG ATGGATATGTTTCAAGTGGATGAAAGAGGGTTTTATGTTAAAATAGTATGCAATAAAGGAGAAAGAGTGGCTGCTTCATTGTATAAGTCTCTTGAATCTTTGAgagatttcaatgttcaaaattcaaatttggcCACAGTTTCTGACAATTTTCTACTTACATTTTCATTCAAT GTACAAAGCTCAGAGCCAATAATCAACCTGCCCAATTTAAAGCTATGGGTGATTGGAGCTTTTCTAAATCAAGGATTTGAATTCTTACCATCTTTTTAA